From the genome of Carnobacterium viridans:
TGGGGAATGCTAGCCGTTGCAGCAAATATCGGTTTAGCCATTGGAAATCCAATTTTAGGTCTAATGTATGACTTAACTGAAACTTACCAATTAACCATTACTGTATGTATTGTATTGATGATCATCTGTATGGTATCGTTCTTCCTTGCAAATCATTAAAAAAAAAAAGAGGTCAAATTCGTTAAAAAATACGCATAATAAATTATAAGTAGAAAAAGTAGCCAACACTCAATTATTTTGAGTAATGGCTACTTTTTTTATGCTCTGCATTTTTTAGAGTATTAAAAATAAAGGCAGATAGTGTACCTGACATGAGAGCGTTACAATTATGTTGTGGTAAACAAAGGAATTCTATATAATTAATTTTAAGTAACAAATATATGAGTTTTTGGTGTGAGATAGTTTAGGATTTAAAAGAAATGAGGGTGAAGATGGACTGGAATAAGGAAATACAAGGCTTAGAAACTGATTTTTCTTCTTATATGGAAAGCGGAATTTACATCCATGATGGAATGAAACTGTTATTTAGCAAAAACAAAGAAGAGTTGTTTCCTTCAGCAAGCATTATTAAGCTTCCTATTTACCTCTACTATTATGAACAAGCAATTCAAGGCAGACTCAATTTAATGGATAGAGTGAATGTATCAAACAAAGGGCGTGCTAATGGCTCTGGAGTAATGCACGTTTTGACCTCCATTGAAGACTGGAGTGTTGAAGAACTCTTACAATTAATGATTGCTGTTTCAGACAATGAAGCGACAAATCAGTTGATTTCTTATGTAGGGTTAGAGAATTTACAAGCATGGATAAAAGAAAAAACATGGAATGAAGAAATAGCTTTAAGACGATACTTAATGGATTATGAGTCTGGTTTAGTCAATGAAGTGACACCACAAGGAGCTGTATCAGTTTTAAAAGAAATCATGGAACTTGGAAGTAATCATCCATTATGGGAAAAACAGATAGAAAAACCATTTTTATTGCAGCAGTTTCGAACAGGCCTTCCAGGATATTTAGATGAGAGAGAGATTCCTATTCTAGAGATGTTAAATAAGACTGGCGAAGATAATGAAATTCGTCATGATGTTGCTTTATTTCGGTATAACAATCAAATAGTATATATCGCTGCTTTAAATAAAAATGTAAAAGAAGAAGCAAAGGCAATTGAATGGATGCAAGAATTAGGAAAATTAGCGTTTAAATTTTTAACGAATGCGGTCTAACCAATATTTTTGCTAATAGAATTGGAACTTTGGCAGTAAGGGGAGAAGAACTAAATGAAAAAAATGGTTAACGTTGCTACAACTTTTTTATGGTCAAAAAATAAGGAACATCCGGTTCAGGAAAAAATAAAAAAACAACAGACAAAAAGACAGTTTTATACATTATCCGATGAGGAGGTTTTAAGCCTTTATAAGGATCGCTTGGTAGATTCAGAATTGCTTTATGGGGATATTGTTGAAGTCTCTGAAATTGTAGGAGAATACGCAAAGGTAACCGTTCTAAAACAAGCTTTTAAAAATGAACCTAAGGGATATCCCGGTTGGGTGATAGCTAAAGACCTTGTTCCTGTGCCACAGGAATGGTCAGAAGACTTAGAACAAATTGCTATCAATCAACCTACAGCAAAAATTCTATTTACTGAGGATAAACAAAGTTTTCAATTCGTTTCGATAGGGACGACGTTATCGTTACTGGAAGAGACACCTAGTCAGTACAAAGTTATTACACCAGATGGGATTGGATTTGTAGCAAAAGAAGATGCTCATTTAATTGAAAACTCTTCAATCAATGCTGCTGAACAACTCATTAGTCTCGCAAAATCATTTTTAGATTTGAGATATGTTTGGGCGGGGACAAGTGCTGCTGGATTTGATTGCTCCGGATTTGTCTATACCTTGTTTCGAACGTTTAATGTTTGGTTAAGCAGAGATGCTCAAGAACAAGTTTTTGAAGGAGAAGCTCATTCATATGAAGAAGCAATACCTGGAGATTTGTTGTTTTTTGCCTACCAAGAAGGTAATGGAGAAGTTCATCATGTAGGTATTTATCTAGGAGAGGATCAAATGATCCATTCACAAACTCCCGGATCAAAAGTAATCATAACAAAGCTTGAAGGAACTAATTACCAAAAAGAATTATGCGCAGTCAGGCGTTTTTTTTAAAGGAGAAAAAATAAAAAGAAGAGGAAAGGGTGAAAATAAATGAACAATCAAATAAAAGGTTTGGGAATACTTAGTTTAGCGGTTTTATTATCTGCATGCGGAAGTACAGAAACAAATGGATCATCAACAGAAAGCAATTCAGCTGATGGAGAAAAAAACTTAGCAGACACTCAAGAACTGCGGTTAACCGCTGCGTCAGAGATTCCCTCTATGGATACAGCTTTAGCAACTGATTTAACCAGTTTTACGGTTATGAACAATGTCTTCGAAGGATTATATGTTTTAGGACCAGATGCTGAGCCTGTTTTAGGGGTAGCGGCTGAAGAACCTACTATCAGTGAAGATGGAAAAACGTACACTTTTAAGCTACGAGAAGATGCTTTTTGGTCCAATGGAGAACCTGTAACAGCGGATGATTTTGTCTATGCCTGGCAAAAAGTTGCGGCACCTGAAACAGCCAGTGGATATGCGTATATGTTTGATGGGTTAATTCAAAATGCTACTGAGATTATCAATGACGAAATGGATCCAACTGAATTAGGTATCAAAGCGCTAAGCGATACCGAGTTAGAGATTACATTGATGCAGCCCACATCGTATTTTGATCAATTATTGACTTTGCCGTTTTTCTTTCCTCAAAATAGAGCATTTGCACAAGAACAAGGGGATGAATATGGGAGTACAAATGAAACGCTCGTTTATAATGGACCTTTTGTATTAGAAGGATGGAATCAAGCAAGCAGTGTTGGATGGACATTTGAAAAAAATGAAGATTATTGGGATGCTGACTCAGTTGTTTTAGACACAGTAACAGTTGATGTAATCAAAGAAGTAACAACTGAATTGAATTTATTTGAAAACGGCGAAACAGATATTGCCTTTTTATCTGGAAACTTTGTGTCGCAATATAGTGAAGATCCTAATTTTCACTCCTCACTAAATGCGACAACATTCTATATTGAAATGAATCATTTAAACAACGAAGAAACTACGGAACTAAGCAATGCAAATATTCGTTTAGCGATTGCATCTGCAATTGATAAAGATGGCTATGTTGATAATGTCTTACAAGATGGATCTGCTTCTATCGATGGATTTGTTCCAGCTGGTTTAGCCAGTAATCCTACAACAAAATCAGATTTCCGTGAAGATGCTGGAAATTTATTACCCTATGACTTAGAAAAAGCTACAGAAGCTTGGAATGCGGGGTTATCTGAATTAGGAACAGAGAGTATTGAATTAGAGTTGATTACCTCAGATACAGAAGATTCAAAACGTTTAGCTGAATATTTACAGGATCAATTGCAAAAGAATTTACCAGGACTGACGGTTACATTGAGAAGTATGCCTTTCAGTATGAAATTAGAAACAGTACGGGAAGGAAACTATGATATGGCTGTCAACTCGTGGATCGCTGACTTTGCAGACCCCATTAATTATGTAGAACGTTTTGATACAGACATCAATCGTATGAATTATTCGAATCCAGATGTAGATGCTTTAGTAGATATAGCAAAGGCGATATTCGATGATGACGAAGCACGTTGGGAAACGTTAGTAGAGATTGAGAAGGTTTCTTTAGGTGAAGATGCAGCTTTAGCACCGTTATACCAGTCAGCTGATTCTTACTTATTGAATCCAAAAGTTAAAGATTATTATAAAAGGGTTTTTGGTCCAGATAGTTACAAATGGACATGGATAGAAGCGGAATAAGTAAAAATAAGTCGGCCTATTTTTTAAACAAGATGCTGACCCCTAA
Proteins encoded in this window:
- a CDS encoding C40 family peptidase; this translates as MKKMVNVATTFLWSKNKEHPVQEKIKKQQTKRQFYTLSDEEVLSLYKDRLVDSELLYGDIVEVSEIVGEYAKVTVLKQAFKNEPKGYPGWVIAKDLVPVPQEWSEDLEQIAINQPTAKILFTEDKQSFQFVSIGTTLSLLEETPSQYKVITPDGIGFVAKEDAHLIENSSINAAEQLISLAKSFLDLRYVWAGTSAAGFDCSGFVYTLFRTFNVWLSRDAQEQVFEGEAHSYEEAIPGDLLFFAYQEGNGEVHHVGIYLGEDQMIHSQTPGSKVIITKLEGTNYQKELCAVRRFF
- a CDS encoding peptide ABC transporter substrate-binding protein; this translates as MNNQIKGLGILSLAVLLSACGSTETNGSSTESNSADGEKNLADTQELRLTAASEIPSMDTALATDLTSFTVMNNVFEGLYVLGPDAEPVLGVAAEEPTISEDGKTYTFKLREDAFWSNGEPVTADDFVYAWQKVAAPETASGYAYMFDGLIQNATEIINDEMDPTELGIKALSDTELEITLMQPTSYFDQLLTLPFFFPQNRAFAQEQGDEYGSTNETLVYNGPFVLEGWNQASSVGWTFEKNEDYWDADSVVLDTVTVDVIKEVTTELNLFENGETDIAFLSGNFVSQYSEDPNFHSSLNATTFYIEMNHLNNEETTELSNANIRLAIASAIDKDGYVDNVLQDGSASIDGFVPAGLASNPTTKSDFREDAGNLLPYDLEKATEAWNAGLSELGTESIELELITSDTEDSKRLAEYLQDQLQKNLPGLTVTLRSMPFSMKLETVREGNYDMAVNSWIADFADPINYVERFDTDINRMNYSNPDVDALVDIAKAIFDDDEARWETLVEIEKVSLGEDAALAPLYQSADSYLLNPKVKDYYKRVFGPDSYKWTWIEAE
- a CDS encoding serine hydrolase; amino-acid sequence: MDWNKEIQGLETDFSSYMESGIYIHDGMKLLFSKNKEELFPSASIIKLPIYLYYYEQAIQGRLNLMDRVNVSNKGRANGSGVMHVLTSIEDWSVEELLQLMIAVSDNEATNQLISYVGLENLQAWIKEKTWNEEIALRRYLMDYESGLVNEVTPQGAVSVLKEIMELGSNHPLWEKQIEKPFLLQQFRTGLPGYLDEREIPILEMLNKTGEDNEIRHDVALFRYNNQIVYIAALNKNVKEEAKAIEWMQELGKLAFKFLTNAV